A genomic stretch from Limanda limanda chromosome 11, fLimLim1.1, whole genome shotgun sequence includes:
- the LOC133014303 gene encoding 26S proteasome non-ATPase regulatory subunit 4-like isoform X1 — MLACLSTEPWMQKSHQQMSLLCCQNDQLAMADLRHPTGQVLFATWIAALAGFAACVDNSEYMRNGDFLPTRLQAQQDAVIIVCHSKTRSNPENNVGLITMANNCEVLTTLTPDTGRILSKLHAVQPIGNISFCTGIRVAHLALKHRQGKNHKMRIIAFVGSPVEDNEKELVKMAKRLKKEKVNVDIINFGEEEMNTEKLTAFITTLNGKEGAGSHLVTVPPGPSLADALLSSPILAGEGGAVLGLGASDFEFGVDPSADPELALALRVSMEEQRQRQEDEVRRAGVTAADAGISSPVADESEDALLKMSVPQTESSTPALPDFSRMTEDEQIAYALQMSMQGPGAEFGAEDMDTGADMDSTEAKDEEDYDVMQDPEFLQSVLENLPGVDPNNEAIRNAMGSLASQSGSKPDAKKDEEKKK, encoded by the exons atgctggcATGCCTGTCCACGGAGCCATGGATGCAAAAGTCACATCAGCAAATGTCTCTACTATGCTGCCAAAATGA tcAACTCGCCATGGCCGACCTCCGACACCCAACGGGACAGGTTCTGTTTGCGACTTggattgctgctctggctggattcgctgcatg TGTGGACAACAGTGAGTACATGCGAAATGGAGACTTTCTGCCCACCAGGCTGCAGGCTCAGCAGGATGCAGTTATCATTGTGTGTCACTCCAAGACCCGCAGCAACCCTGAAAACAACGTGGGCCTCATCACCATGGCAAA CAACTGTGAGGTGCTGACCACACTGACTCCAGACACGGGGAGAATACTGTCCAAGCTGCATGCTGTGCAGCCCATAGGAAACATCAGCTTCTGCACGGGCATCCGGGTGGCACAT TTGGCATTGAAGCACAGACAGGGCAAAAACCACAAGATGCGCATTATTGCGTTTGTTGGAAGCCCAGTTGAAGACAACGAAAAAGAA CTGGTCAAAATGGCGAAGCGtctgaagaaagagaaagtcaACGTGGATATCATTAACTTTGGAGAGGAG GAGATGAACACAGAGAAGCTGACGGCCTTTATCACCACACTGAATGGTAAAGAAGGTGCAGGCTCCCACCTGGTCACAGTACCTCCAGGCCCCAGTCTGGCTGATGCCCTGCTCTCCTCACCCATCCTGGCTGGAGAGGGAGGTGCAGTGCTAGGCCTGGGCGCCAGTGACTTTGAGTTTGGAGTGGATCCCAGTGCAGACCCGGAGCTGGCCTTG GCTCTGAGGGTGTCtatggaggagcagagacaacGGCAGGAGGATGAAGTTCGCAGAGCCGGTGTTACAGCTGCTGATGCTGGCATTTCCTCTCCTGTCGCAGATG agTCTGAGGATGCCCTCCTGAAGATGTCTGTTCCACAAACAGAGTCCTCCACACCTGCTTTACCAGACTTCAGCCGCATGACAGAGGATGAGCAGATTGCCTACGCTCTGCAGATGTCTATGCAGGGACCAGGAGCAG AGTTTGGAGCTGAGGACATGGACACGGGAGCTGACATGGATTCCACTGAGGCGAAG GATGAGGAGGACTACGATGTTATGCAGGATCCAGAGTTCCTCCAGAGCGTCCTGGAAAACCTTCCTGGAGTCGATCCCAACAATGAGGCCATCCGTAACGCCATGGGTTCTCTGGCTTCCCAGAGTGGCTCTAAACCCGACGCCAagaaagatgaggagaaaaagaaataa
- the LOC133014303 gene encoding 26S proteasome non-ATPase regulatory subunit 4-like isoform X2 — protein sequence MGLESTMVCVDNSEYMRNGDFLPTRLQAQQDAVIIVCHSKTRSNPENNVGLITMANNCEVLTTLTPDTGRILSKLHAVQPIGNISFCTGIRVAHLALKHRQGKNHKMRIIAFVGSPVEDNEKELVKMAKRLKKEKVNVDIINFGEEEMNTEKLTAFITTLNGKEGAGSHLVTVPPGPSLADALLSSPILAGEGGAVLGLGASDFEFGVDPSADPELALALRVSMEEQRQRQEDEVRRAGVTAADAGISSPVADESEDALLKMSVPQTESSTPALPDFSRMTEDEQIAYALQMSMQGPGAEFGAEDMDTGADMDSTEAKDEEDYDVMQDPEFLQSVLENLPGVDPNNEAIRNAMGSLASQSGSKPDAKKDEEKKK from the exons ATGGGGCTTGAGAGCACTATGGTCTG TGTGGACAACAGTGAGTACATGCGAAATGGAGACTTTCTGCCCACCAGGCTGCAGGCTCAGCAGGATGCAGTTATCATTGTGTGTCACTCCAAGACCCGCAGCAACCCTGAAAACAACGTGGGCCTCATCACCATGGCAAA CAACTGTGAGGTGCTGACCACACTGACTCCAGACACGGGGAGAATACTGTCCAAGCTGCATGCTGTGCAGCCCATAGGAAACATCAGCTTCTGCACGGGCATCCGGGTGGCACAT TTGGCATTGAAGCACAGACAGGGCAAAAACCACAAGATGCGCATTATTGCGTTTGTTGGAAGCCCAGTTGAAGACAACGAAAAAGAA CTGGTCAAAATGGCGAAGCGtctgaagaaagagaaagtcaACGTGGATATCATTAACTTTGGAGAGGAG GAGATGAACACAGAGAAGCTGACGGCCTTTATCACCACACTGAATGGTAAAGAAGGTGCAGGCTCCCACCTGGTCACAGTACCTCCAGGCCCCAGTCTGGCTGATGCCCTGCTCTCCTCACCCATCCTGGCTGGAGAGGGAGGTGCAGTGCTAGGCCTGGGCGCCAGTGACTTTGAGTTTGGAGTGGATCCCAGTGCAGACCCGGAGCTGGCCTTG GCTCTGAGGGTGTCtatggaggagcagagacaacGGCAGGAGGATGAAGTTCGCAGAGCCGGTGTTACAGCTGCTGATGCTGGCATTTCCTCTCCTGTCGCAGATG agTCTGAGGATGCCCTCCTGAAGATGTCTGTTCCACAAACAGAGTCCTCCACACCTGCTTTACCAGACTTCAGCCGCATGACAGAGGATGAGCAGATTGCCTACGCTCTGCAGATGTCTATGCAGGGACCAGGAGCAG AGTTTGGAGCTGAGGACATGGACACGGGAGCTGACATGGATTCCACTGAGGCGAAG GATGAGGAGGACTACGATGTTATGCAGGATCCAGAGTTCCTCCAGAGCGTCCTGGAAAACCTTCCTGGAGTCGATCCCAACAATGAGGCCATCCGTAACGCCATGGGTTCTCTGGCTTCCCAGAGTGGCTCTAAACCCGACGCCAagaaagatgaggagaaaaagaaataa